The sequence below is a genomic window from Oryzias melastigma strain HK-1 unplaced genomic scaffold, ASM292280v2 sc00385, whole genome shotgun sequence.
NNNNNNNNNNNNNNNNNNNNNNNNNNNNNNNNNNNNNNNNNNNNNNNNNNNNNNNNNNNNNNNNNNNNNNNNNNNNNNNNNNNNNNNNNNNNNNNNNNNNNNNNNNNNNNNNNNNNNNNNNNNNNNNNNNNNNNNNNNNNNNNNNNNNNNNNNNNNNNNNNNNNNNNNNNNNNNNNNNNNNNNNNNNNNNNNNNNNNNNNNNNNNNNNNNNNNNNNNNNNNNNNNNNNNNNNNNNNNNNNNNNNNNNNNNNNNNNNNNNNNNNNNNNNNNNNNNNNNNNNNNNNNNNNNNNNNNNNNNNNNNNNNNNNNNNNNNNNNNNNNNNNNNNNNNNNNNNNNNNNNNNNNNNNNNNNNNNNNNNNNNNNNNNNNNNNNNNNNNNNNNNNNNNNNNNNNNNNNNNNNNNNNNNNNNNNNNNNNNNNNNNNNNNNNNNNNNNNNNNNNNNNNNNNNNNNNNNNNNNNNNNNNNNNNNNNNNNNNNNNNNNNNNNNNNNNNNNNNNNNNNNNNNNNNNNNNNNNNNNNNNNNNNNNNNNNNNNNNNNNNNNNNNNNNNNNNNNNNNNNNNNNNNNNNNNNNNNNNNNNNNNNNNNNNNNNNNNNNNNNNNNNNNNNNNNNNNNNNNNNNNNNNNNNNNNNNNNNNNNNNNNNNNNNNNNNNNNNNNNNNNNNNNNNNNNNNNNNNNNNNNNNNNNNNNNNNNNNNNNNNNNNNNNNNNNNNNNNNNNNNNNNNNNNNNNNNNNNNNNNNNNNNNNNNNNNNNNNNNNNNNNNNNNNNNNNNNNNNNNNNNNNNNNNNNNNNNNNNNNNNNNNNNNNNNNNNNNNNNNNNNNNNNNNNNNNNNNNNNNNNNNNNaccgaaaactcagagttttgccgaatttggagttcacgaactcagagttccaacaaaacctgcttcttgaaacgggcccctgatcTTCATCCTGGTTCCAAACATTTGACTCACAACTCATGTCACCATCAAGCAGGTCACCTTCATCGACTTCAACACCAATTGTTGACAGACAAACAGAATCAAATGACTGAATCATTTCATGGAGAAAACTCTTTATAAGATGAGAGactaaaaagattaaaatgtaaagttcaTCTTCTCATGACCTCATGCTgcagcagtttttaaatatttttctccttCATCTGGTGTGAATGATGTGATGTTAACACTTCAACCAGGAAGTGACCATAAAATACAGgaatagaaaatgtttctgcaCTGAAACCATGTGACTCTTTACATCCCAGTGAATGATATTCCGggtaatgatccttaatagcctgattttattaatatttgatattaagtcctgaaccggatattgataattcatgtagagaaaatggtatggtcgagtcggggtgggattatataagttcgcttccttccactccctttcaagtgatctacttgtgatttattaagtgatatgttatgtatgtattatgacctgattgcttgaaataaaccattttattcattcattcattcattcatttatcatGCTATATAAGGTGGAAAACATGCATCACCAAGTTTATTTCCAACAACACATATGTAACAGCTGACCCTTTTgagatatttattttgaaaatccctgTACATTTACCAGAAGTATGATAgatttaaatataacattttgtgttgattGGACGGCAATTTGTGTATTAATTACTGTTACTAAACACTGATCCCAAAATGCAACACAGAGATGCTACAGAGCTGCATGAACGTGCTAgaaataattaacatttaaaatgtcaaaataaaggacaatattttaatagactaaaatgtaatatttataatGCGATGAACACTAACAATCACAATCTTATGTAAACATGAGGCTGCATTCAGATCAATGAATTGAACATTTGTGTAActttctggagaaaaaaaaattgttttcagattttcaatATCTATGTGTTGTTGTGTCtgtcctggaaaaaaaaagtaataaccCAAATCCTTGTGTTGACTCGAATACAGTTTAGAAATAATCTCAAATACCAACAGGTTTTGTACactttgtttgtcttgttcagCAGTTGGAGAAAGAGTCAGAATCCGAGTTCCTCTGGAGTTTCTCTTGATTCAAATAAGTCTAAATCCAGGTGGCACTCTTGGAATTCCAGAGTAGAAAATCAGACAGATAATCTTCACTGTTCTTCAGAACCTGTTGATGACAGAGACATTTACTGTGTATCAATAAAGTTCTTTGaagttttttcttctgtaaatgtTTCATTCTGACACGTGAGAGATTCNNNNNNNNNNNNNNNNNNNNNNNNNNNNNNNNNNNNNNNNNNNNNNNNNNNNNNNNNNNNNNNNNNNNNNNNNNNNNNNNNNNNNNNNNNNNNNNNNNNNNNNNNNNNNNNNNNNNNNNNNNNNNNNNNNNNNNNNNNNNNNNNNNNNNNNNNNCTGAAGAATTTCAGTCTGCGAGGAGATCGTGTACAAGTCAAACAAAAGCAGGAGACAACAAAGTCCATCTATGatcttcatcctcttcctccttaGGATGATCACATGCTAGAGTCTATCTCTCAATTTCCTAAGTTGTGTTGCTAAAATCTTCAGTCTCATAAAACACATGGACCTTGTTGGTGTAGTGAGGGgcttaagctagcaggaaagaaaataaacaaagggatcatgggaaattaGCGCTTGCTTACTCTACACCaacagtccctcccacaactgAGATGTGCATTTCTACTGAACTACTGTTGCTCTGCTGACAagtttttggggtattttttgtttgttttttattggctAAAATCAGATCTGATTTTTCTGGACCAGGAAAAGACTTTTGATTATGTGGAACATGAAGTCTTATAGAAAATCCTGCTGAAGTTTGGTTTAGAGCTGATTACATTGTAATAATCTGTGTTTTCTTCGTCGAGGTTAAGAGTGTGCAGAGGGTGAACAGCAGTCTGTGTGCTCCATTCAGACTGGGTCAAAGCGTACAGCAGGGCTGTGCTCTGTCCAGGATGCTCCACGCTGTCTCCCTGGAGCCCCTTCTTCATAAGTTCTGTGCCAGTGTTGAGGGTTTGTGTTTTCCTGGTTTCAGTAGAAGAATTGTGTTACCATCTTATGCTGATGGTgtacttgtttttgttaaacaccAGGATTATGTAAATGTATTGGTGGACATAATTCACACTCTTTTTGCCGTCCTCCACCAGGACTAATTGGCATAAAAGTGATGCCCTTGCTGTAAGAAGATGACAGGGTAGTCTACCAGTTCTGTTCTTGCAGTGATTGCTGCTCTCTTAGACGTCTTTTAGGGGGCGAATTTTGGTTGTCAACAATCTTGTTGCTTCCTTACTTTGGCACGGCTGATTTGTTTGGAGCATTTGTTTGGGTTACTGTCTCAGCGTTAGTCCAACTTCTTTTGGGAGTGTCTACTCTGGGTGTCACAGGAAGTGCTGCTACATCCCAGGGAGAAGGAGGGACGGGGCCTAGTGCACCTGGCCAGGAAAACAGCCACCTTTAGGATGAACTTCCTGCAGACTCTTCACAAGGCCTCTATACAGCAGAGTACTGATGACCTCCAATGGAGGATTTTACGTGGAGTTCTTAACCCTTCTGTTTCTGACTGCTGCACTTTTTGTAACCTGACAGATGTTTTTCATGTGTGAGAGGCTTTCAGGCCTCCTCACTCTTTTAGCAactgtgtttgatttttttaatgtattttttaaaacatttttacccatTTGTCATTGTCAGAATTGGTAACTGCTTAACTTAATTGTTGGAGAAGCCAACCTTGCAGTTCACATCAGCAGGAAGCTCCAATTAGCTTGCAAACCTTCTAGTGATTTACTGTGTGGTGCTGTAATGTCCATTCTTCttcattgatttttgattttgagaAAGGAATAGTATAGaactaaacattaaaagtcATGATGTAGGTGTTGGAAAGATCCCTGACCtttctcagaaatgttttaCAGCACAGCTAATGTAACGCAGCAGGataaatctgaaagaaaaatatttcgtTTTGACATCTGCATCATTCTTTTAGGTCAAATGACTTTCTCCCTacagacttttttatttctctttttctcaaatgttctttaagtcgaaaatgaacagaaaaaacagtCATAAATTATATTTGACTGACTTGGTAAAGCTAAACTTAttgttatttgtgtttatttatgatcAGTTATTTCACATCATCCTTAAAGTCTCCTCAGATTACCTATGTTGGCATACTCTGGATCATTTTCTGTGTCTTCAGGGCCTCTGAGTGAATCATAAAGAGAAACGTCACCTTCAAATACAAaccagaagaaaatgaaaattagaCATGTAATACAAACCTTTCAACATGTTCATTAAATTAGttattcagaaaaataataGATGTAAAAAGTCAGATTTCAGGCTGACCTTGGAGCAGAGAAGCATATGTGTTGTGTTCAGCATCAATCTCATCTGGATAATGATTCTGATTCTGTTCATCAGATCTGCTGAGATGAAAGAAATCAATAATTGAATAAACAAAGACATCAAtcaataaagggaaaaaaagtaccAACCTGATGGAGCTTGAATctgtaaatgaaaacatcacatgtttttattgtgaacAGCCTCATTGACAAATCATATAATCATCAATGTAATgttattaaataatatttctcaCCTTTTGcctttttgtacaaataaaaaatcagcaggaaaatcatcagtaaaaaaacacaaactggtcCAACAATCATCAGAACATGAAGTGAAGAGCTGTCAGGTCTGGATGCTGCTGGAACACATCATAGATTTAAATCAAACTTAGTGATACATTCATGAACTAAATGCTGCTGTTATTGTTCATGCTGAGAACAACTGGAAAGATTTACTGACATGTTACTGCCAACCAGCTCTGTGGAGATTCTTTTCCTGAGGACTGACACTTGTAGAAGCCTTCATGTGACTTTGACACTGCAGGGATGTTAATCTGACAGTTTCACTCCATCTGTGGGTCTGCTCTTATaatctataattttgacaaaatgtatttttatggagggtaaaatagaGAGAgtaatttaagctttaaattgatttattctggaataatataccTGCCTTTAGTATCAATGGCGGCGCGtaggtctaacaggaccagaatagagattagtccctttttTTGAAGCCTGCGGTTAAGTCGTAACTCTGactgaaaatgttcaaagtgGCTATTGTCTTGTAGcctctttctaggatttttgaaaaaaaaaaaataataaagggaGATTTGAAATTGGTCTTTAGTTGGCtagaatgtcaggatccagACTGGACTTTTTCTGTAGATGTTTAATAactgtatatttaaaatattgtgtaaGATAACCTGTTTCTAGAGAGATATTTGCCATAGTTAACATGGCTTCATTAATTAGGGagaaggtttattttaaaaagcttagtggggattgggtctgAGAGACAAGTTGAGGTTTTGGAGGATGTAATAAATGATGTTATTTCTGCTTGGTCTAaagcagtaaagcagtctaatgttacagaGGTTTCTATGGATGCCAAACCACCTCCTTTTCCTGACATCCTGGATTTCtgatatttattataattatggaggtgtgagtgtgtgaggggggggggttgctTCATTCAGTCTAACATAGTTGTCTGTTGTAGCCAAGTTCCCGTTAGGGTTAGAAGGTCAAGTttgttattaataattaatttattgacTAAGAGGAACTTTGAGGAAACAGATCTAATGTCTAGTTAGCcaaattaaattactttatgaTTTCGCTTGCTACTGAGAAAGCTAGTAGCTATTACGTTGATGTTTCTGTGACTCCCTCCTGTCATTTGACTTTCACCACATGAGCTAACACTAGGAACTGCTGGACTAGCCCTGTCTGGGGTTGACAGTGCCTGACATAGACTTAGCAAGTTTACACATTGATGCTACGGTAAATTTGAAAACTTCTGATTGTCTCTGTCAGTTGTCGTTACCGCCTGAAAGAATCATGACTTGACAGAACCTGCACTTACTCAGAATgtcatcagctgactcagaaacaatGGGAAAAAAGATGATTTGCTGTATCATTACACACATTTTCAGGATCATTTCTGGGTTCTACATATAAAACGTTCACCCATTAAACACATGTTACAAGTTAAACCACTTAGAAACTAATAATATTGCTGTGTTTCCAgccagaattctatgacaccaagtcttgcatatatatcagaatagagctgtgaaagaaaaagcctgaagcaaaaTTCACTAGATCTGCACTGCTTTGATATTTCACAACAAGCCTTTTTCATCTGTAGGTGGCAGATATGTGTTCTTAAATGTGCTTCACATAGCCGATGTAAACGTTGCCTTAGAGAGCCTCCAGTCCAGACGACTGCAATCTGACACAACCGTGTTCTGATCCAAACGTCTGATTGATCTGAGCCGACTGACTGATGATTCTCCATTTAGACCAATCCAAAAAGTCACACATTAAAATATAAGCAGTACGTGCTGTTCATCGATAGTCTGTGAACGTACCTTCAGTTGACTTGTCTTGACACGTTACAATTTTGGATGTTGTTGTGCTGCTGACAGAATTGGAGGCTGTGCATGTGAACACCTGTCCTTCTCCCTGTTTCCTGATGCTGTACTGCCGACTGGAGCCTTcgtgggtttgattcccgtcACTCAGCTTGTAGCTGACACTGCTGGTGGAGTTTAGGCTGCAGTTCACTAAAACTGTGCAGGTCTGATTGGAATCAGTTGAAACGTGTGTGGAAGTCAGAATGGGGTCTTCAGTTATGGACTCTGATGACAGACAgaggaaagaaaacaattaaGAACACAATGTTTCAGTGCATACAGAGTCTCTAAAACCTGGGAGGCATTACATTTTCGGGTAACTCATGcataaaatattactttatgtattttttttttttaattggcccTTCTGTGCCAGTGtgaaacattttctcatttagAAATTTAGAGAAATTAatgatatttagaaaaaatatttcattccTTCTATTCTTAAATTTAGCAATGGCAAAAACTCTAAGAGGCCAAATTTCATAAAGAATTAGGAAGGAAAATTGATTTACCTTGAACCAGTAGAGTGATGACAACTGTCTccctcattttttcattttcttcagagAGAAAACTGAAAGTACCAGAATCTTGAAGAGTTAGCTCTGTTAGCGTTAAACTCAGGGTGGTGATGTTGAAGTGTAATCTGTTGCCAAAGATCTGTTTAGAAATAATAAGACTTGTATCTGCAACAATTTGATCTTTATATTTCCATCTTGCTGTATTAACTCCTTCAGTTGGAAGCCCTGATGAAATCTCCACTGAGTCTCCAACTTTTTTGTGAATAGTCTTCAAGGAAACCAAACCTGAAAAACAAGAGGCAGAGCCATGAAAGAAGGAAGAATGGGCAGAGATTGAAACAGATCCTCTGATAAAAGAAAGAACTTGAAGGAAGAAAAgagcatgtttaaaaataaattacatttcttatacttgttctaaaataagtaatttatttgaattatgaATATAAATGCATTTGTATTTGAGCATGTACTTCAAAAGTTACACTTTAATCCTTTTTCACTTCTCTACATTTTTATGGCCATTTTCACATTAGGTGGGCGGTGCCGTTCTATGGCCCCTCCCACCAGCAACGTCTCGTACTCCACCTCTTTGGAGCCatgtaatgtgtgtgtgtgtgtgtgtgtgttgacacTATCAGGTTTAAAGAATTGTCTGATGTGTTTTGAGAGCAATCAGACAACTTCAGACAAATTcacaaataataaatcaattttaggATTTATGAGTTGATACGTGTGTTTCTAAATCATTTGCATCTATACTTCTCAACAAAAATGCATGACGACCATTTTTGtgacagcctttttttttccttcaactaAAGATGACTTCACAGACTATTGATGAACAGCAGTTACTGTCATAGATGAATAATGACAGCAGAAACATTTGGATCTGGACAGAAACTTTCTGTTTAACGTTCAAAAATCAGGATCTTGATGTTTGACAAATGAAATAGTAAAATAACAgtcagtaaagaaaaacaccaaaacatctgactttattttaaaacattgaacTTGAAATTTCCGCAtgaattttcactttgtttttggtGCAGTCAGAGGGAAATTAAggagttttacattttcagccaGCTTTGCCCTGTGAGGggtgacaaaaaaagtaataataatcaCGCATAAACACgatacattttttccacagGTATGAGAGTAATTAGTTAAAATTTTGCTGCATTTCCTCCTCAATGCTCTCATTAAGAGGTTTTCGCTCAAAAATCTCACCATACAGCCATGTATGATAGAGCGAGACAGTCAGTGATCTTGTACTTCCATTTTGTTAGAATTGCTTTCAAAGTTGACTTCTTCCGAAACTACTTGCTTACTTTGATGACTTTATTCAAGTCTTGTTCAAATCTATAATCCTGTCCATGGTGTCccttgacagctctttggtcttggtgggGAAATAGCAGTCTGACAGTTCAAAGGTGATAAAACTATTGTCCTATttttataggatttttttttttttgtagggtGGCTGTTGTGTagtttaatcaatatttattgttttgtgagAACTCTGTCTGttgtttagttattttgttttgtttcagctgCTCTGAATTGGAAGAAGGGAGATTGGTGGCAGCTTGATATTGGATGATGAAGATTGGATGAGGATTTTCAAACCTGGGAAACTACAGTCCACAAATCCGACAAAGTGACTTCCttgattcttttttatattcagcctttcacagtaaaagtgtATCtttgatgaacattacagatcTCTAtcattttttgaagtgagaCAACTTGTGAAATATGGGAATGACATACTCTTATGCCCATTGTAACCTTTATAAAACAATGCTTTGTGATGCTTGCACTCTGCAGAAGCATTTGTGTATTCTGAGAGGCGtcagcaaaacaacaaataattcaAGAGTTTTTTCTTCTAGAAAAAGGGGAAGTAACAGAAACTGAAAGAATGATCCTTAATTTAGTTTCCCAGAGGATACATCAGGAAATCTGTTGAGGTGTCAGGCTGCCTTCAGCTCATTTTACTGTAACTTTGAGAAGTTTTTCCACCAAAGTGGagacaaaaatgcttttgtggtaattaattcaattcagttttattgatGAAGCCCAGTATCACAAAAGGATTGCCTCGTTGGGCTTCATGcaagtaattttacagaagcagaaagtcagaTGTAAAATNNNNNNNNNNNNNNNNNNNNNNNNNNNNNNNNNNNNNNNNNNNNNNNNNNNNNNNNNNNNNNNNNNNNNNNNNNNNNNNNNNNNNNNNNNNNNNNNNNNNNNNNNNNNNNNNNNNNNNNNNNNNNNNNNNNNNNNNNNNNNNNNNNNNNNNNNNNNNNNNNNNNNNNNNNNNNNNNNNNNNNNNNNNNNNNNNNNNNNNNNNNNNNNNNNNNNNNNNNNNNNNNNNNNNNNNNNNNNNNNNNNNNNNNNNNNNNNNNNNNNNNNNNNNNNNNNNNNNNNNNNNNNNNNNNNNNNNNNNNNNNNNNNNNNNNNNNNNNNNNNNNNNNNNNNNNNNNNNNNNNNNNNNNNNNNNNNNNNNNNNNNNNNNNNNNNNNNNNNNNNNNNNNNNNNNNNNNNNNNNNNNNNNNNNNNNNNNNNNNNNNNNNNNNNNNNNNNNNNNNNNNNNNNNNNNNNNNNNNNNNNNNNNNNNNNNNNNNNNNNNNNNNNNNNNNNNNNNNNNNNNNNNNNNNNNNNNNNNNNNNNNNNNNNNNNNNNNNNNNNNNNNNNNNNNNNNNNNNNNNNNNNNNNNNNNNNNNNNNNNNNNNNNNNNNNNNNNNNNNNNNNNNNNNNNNNNNNNNNNNNNNNNNNNNNNNNNNNNNNNNNNNNNNNNNNNNNNNNNNNNNNNNNNNNNNNNNNNNNNNNNNNNNNNNNNNNNNNNNNNNNNNNNNNNNNNNNNNNNNNNNNNNNNNNNNNNNNNNNNNNNNNNNNNNNNNNNNNNNNNNNNNNNNNNNNNNNNNNNNNNNNNNNNNNNNNNNNNNNNNNNNNNNNNNNNNNNNNNNNNNNNNNNNNNNNNNNNNNNNNNNNNNNNNNNNNNNNNNNNNNNNNNNNNNNNNNNNNNNNNNNNNNNNNNNNNNNNNNNNNNNNNNNNNNNNTTACTTTGTCAACAAGTTTGTGGGGTGCAATGAGGAACTTTTGGGAAGTTAGGTATTAAATAAACTTTGGAGTTTCCGTTATTAAACACCACAttgtttcatacatttttatgttgttttaaagtgaaCACCTACACATTTATAAGTGTAAGACTTAGGCTAAGTTCATGTAAgaagctctgcagaaatgacaaaGGTTTTATTCAGTTCGAACACTCTCATCATGAATCAACGTGACAGAGCTGAGAAGCTTAAGGTAGAACAGGAACAAGTGTGAAAACTCACCGGGGTGGCAGAGCCAGAGAAGCAGTAAAACGCTTGAGGAAAAGCCGCTCAGACAAAGAGGGTGAGTGCCAGCCATTGCTGGGGGGATCGATGTGTGCTTCCTCTTCTGGTGCGTGTCTTCAACagcagatagaaaaaaatgtagggtGGAGTCAGAGGCTTCTGACAGCAAGGCTTTACAACCGTGGGAGTCTATTTTAGAAACGACAGACATAGCAGAAGAGTTCTTCACTAAAATGGAAAAGGAAGTCggaaaaaatgttcaatcaaTATCAATGTGTATTGATTAGCAGGGTTTGCTGAACTTCAGGTTTCAAGAAGAGTCATTTATTCCACATCTTCTTTTAAAGAAGACTGTGTTTTGGggagtttttagcatgttttatagtatttttctcatgatgttgggaacatatggaaaaaaaataagataaaaacttTCTTcctcagtatttctttactcaaatgaTAATGGATTAGGAGCAGAGAAACATGTGCGGTTGGAAAAAACTTGGATTTGGGATATAAAACTGTGATAGGtaggccaaagtctccctgctccagtCCGGTTCTGATGCAGATTAATAGATCCTTGTACGCCTTAATTCTGAGCTGCCATCCGTTTTAAAACTGTActgatagctctgatattgctcttcgtttcttttcttcttttttctttttttttgtttgtttttgctaagccaatgttagcttgaggttgtgagggtaGGTGGAGAAAGTGTGAActaaggaatgctgggatatcaatgcATGGTAACTTAAGGCCAaaaatcccgcccacaacccagaggcggTGTCTGATAAACACTAATCTCCCAGCAAAAGGCagtcaaataataataagaatagTCGGAAAACGGCAGCAAAAGCCCCTTAGATTCCTCTGAACAGAAGTAAATCAAGGAAAAGCCCCCAACTGGATGACCCAACAACCAAACCAAAATCGGAGGAACCACCACAGCAGCCACTAGCGCCAGCACTGTCTCACAGCAGAGCCAGAGTTCTCAAGCTTATCATTGTGTGTATACACATCCAAAACAGCAAAGTTTGTCTTCTGGAAACGCCAAACACCCAGTACTCACAAAACACtaccatgtactgtatgatcatgtggAAACGTAACTTTGTCAGAACATCTAAAACCTGTTAGACAGAAGTTTGTATGTGTAGATGAACTTTCGGACTACTGGATCTACAAGGTGTCTCCGCCTTCTTCATGGAGTGGTATCAGTGTGCACTAACAGTCACGTCGCCCGTGTTGAGACGTTTAGATAAGGGACTCGTGTCTCAAACTGCTTCcacctgacactgaaaattacactgacaaacatttagaaacacTCACCTGTGGAGTAATTTAAACACAACAGGTCATAAAGACAAAGACACTAataattagatgttttttttttatgctagttagcattagcccaaataaaAAGGGACAATTgtattcaaatgtaattttctagaTACATGcagccagtgctgaactttatatatatatatacacagggCAAGACACTGATCCCCGAATTGcttctggtgggaggttggtgccagtgttcggcagcggagccaccaccagtgtatgaatgtgtgtgtgaatgagtctgtgactgtgaagcgctttgggccctcgagggagggtagaaagtgctacACAGTTATACACCATTTACCGTTTaccatatatgtatatatttttttttcttcacattgtTACTAATACTGTGGTAAGGTTGCAACATAGAACATTCTTGAAACACTTGGTATGTTGGAGGATCAGTGATAAAGACTAACCACTTCCCTTCACGCCTCTATATTCAACATTTCTGCCCCTATAGCGGAAGCCCTCATATTTTTGAGAACCACAGTTGACTACAACTTCAGACAATCAAACCACTACAACTCTATCCTGGAGAATCGACATCAAATGTAAAACCAACATGAGATGAACCGATCTGATCACATGACCGACACGGGAAACATGGGTTCGTTTCCTAGGTTGTGtaatgagcttcatccagtgtgGGTTCTCAGGAAAGACTCTTCACACTACTGCATCACTATGTACTGGTGAggtccaagtctgggtctcACTGTGCTGGttcccagcctggataaaatacagggttgtgttaGGAAGGGCGTCCGGCGttaaaatctctgccaaaccaaatgtgcgaCCAAAAGCTAAAACACAATCAATAAGCTCTCTATTTtgttatttgacaaaaaagaaaactgcactTGATTGGATATGATAATGAGAActatgcaaaaatataaaataaaatagggtGGGAGTACGTACGTTGTTTGACTCAGTGGCACTCTTAATCCACTGCACAGTCGTTCTCTGTTCCTCTATGAACACTGGAGCAGCCATGACACTGTTTGATGCAGGGGTCTTATCTGGTTTACTTTTCTATAGATAACTGTATCCACAGCAGCAGATAAAACAGCAGATTAGAATGAGCAGTTACAGGCTGTCTAATACTTTGACTGCTTATTTTCAGGCCCTGGATTCACAAAGTTTCCTATTGTAATCATAATCCACAATAATGTTGACCTCAATCCAGGAGATCCAGAGCATAGCTTGGAAAAGTAGCAGGACCGTGCAGCTGCAGTGATTTGACTCAGTTTTAGCATTATAACCTGTTCACAGGACCTTCACTAAGACACTTTGATACTTCCTGcttcaaattcaaaaacagaagGAGGGGCTTGGTCGGTCCACAAATTACTCACACTGGGCCTGTAATTCTGGGCATTGGACAAGTATTCAGTCATAAATAGCCTGCACCTGCTGGGATGTTAGTTCAATTCTGCATTTTGTCCATAAATAATCAGGGGTGGCTTCATCACATATGTCCACATGTGCCACAAAGATCAATGGTTTCTTCAAGACTCAAAAACAGAGAGGGAGAAATTTTTAGgacatcttttttattattttttttagatgatactTTTCTTTGAGGAGATCCTGGAGCTCCAAgcatttcatccatccagttttCAGAGCTTTATCGGTCCTGAAGCCAAGAGAGAGAAACAGTTTTTGAAGTTAAAAGAACTTTCATTAGGGTGTtcagaaacagtcagaaatGTTGGTGTTATTTTTGACTCCAAGCTAACTTTAATCCCTCACATTAAACATATggtcaaaatgattttttatc
It includes:
- the LOC112139252 gene encoding uncharacterized protein LOC112139252 gives rise to the protein MSVVSKIDSHGCKALLSEASDSTLHFFLSAVEDTHQKRKHTSIPPAMAGTHPLCLSGFSSSVLLLLWLCHPGLVSLKTIHKKVGDSVEISSGLPTEGVNTARWKYKDQIVADTSLIISKQIFGNRLHFNITTLSLTLTELTLQDSGTFSFLSEENEKMRETVVITLLVQESITEDPILTSTHVSTDSNQTCTVLVNCSLNSTSSVSYKLSDGNQTHEGSSRQYSIRKQGEGQVFTCTASNSVSSTTTSKIVTCQDKSTEGTFTDYR